In Wolinella succinogenes DSM 1740, a single genomic region encodes these proteins:
- the cas9 gene encoding type II-B CRISPR-associated RNA-guided endonuclease Cas9/Csx12, translating to MLVSPISVDLGGKNTGFFSFTDSLDNSQSGTVIYDESFVLSQVGRRSKRHSKRNNLRNKLVKRLFLLILQEHHGLSIDVLPDEIRGLFNKRGYTYAGFELDEKKKDALESDTLKEFLSEKLQSIDRDSDVEDFLNQIASNAESFKDYKKGFEAVFASATHSPNKKLELKDELKSEYGENAKELLAGLRVTKEILDEFDKQENQGNLPRAKYFEELGEYIATNEKVKSFFDSNSLKLTDMTKLIGNISNYQLKELRRYFNDKEMEKGDIWIPNKLHKITERFVRSWHPKNDADRQRRAELMKDLKSKEIMELLTTTEPVMTIPPYDDMNNRGAVKCQTLRLNEEYLDKHLPNWRDIAKRLNHGKFNDDLADSTVKGYSEDSTLLHRLLDTSKEIDIYELRGKKPNELLVKTLGQSDANRLYGFAQNYYELIRQKVRAGIWVPVKNKDDSLNLEDNSNMLKRCNHNPPHKKNQIHNLVAGILGVKLDEAKFAEFEKELWSAKVGNKKLSAYCKNIEELRKTHGNTFKIDIEELRKKDPAELSKEEKAKLRLTDDVILNEWSQKIANFFDIDDKHRQRFNNLFSMAQLHTVIDTPRSGFSSTCKRCTAENRFRSETAFYNDETGEFHKKATATCQRLPADTQRPFSGKIERYIDKLGYELAKIKAKELEGMEAKEIKVPIILEQNAFEYEESLRKSKTGSNDRVINSKKDRDGKKLAKAKENAEDRLKDKDKRIKAFSSGICPYCGDTIGDDGEIDHILPRSHTLKIYGTVFNPEGNLIYVHQKCNQAKADSIYKLSDIKAGVSAQWIEEQVANIKGYKTFSVLSAEQQKAFRYALFLQNDNEAYKKVVDWLRTDQSARVNGTQKYLAKKIQEKLTKMLPNKHLSFEFILADATEVSELRRQYARQNPLLAKAEKQAPSSHAIDAVMAFVARYQKVFKDGTPPNADEVAKLAMLDSWNPASNEPLTKGLSTNQKIEKMIKSGDYGQKNMREVFGKSIFGENAIGERYKPIVVQEGGYYIGYPATVKKGYELKNCKVVTSKNDIAKLEKIIKNQDLISLKENQYIKIFSINKQTISELSNRYFNMNYKNLVERDKEIVGLLEFIVENCRYYTKKVDVKFAPKYIHETKYPFYDDWRRFDEAWRYLQENQNKTSSKDRFVIDKSSLNEYYQPDKNEYKLDVDTQPIWDDFCRWYFLDRYKTANDKKSIRIKARKTFSLLAESGVQGKVFRAKRKIPTGYAYQALPMDNNVIAGDYANILLEANSKTLSLVPKSGISIEKQLDKKLDVIKKTDVRGLAIDNNSFFNADFDTHGIRLIVENTSVKVGNFPISAIDKSAKRMIFRALFEKEKGKRKKKTTISFKESGPVQDYLKVFLKKIVKIQLRTDGSISNIVVRKNAADFTLSFRSEHIQKLLK from the coding sequence ATGCTTGTCTCTCCCATTTCAGTCGACCTAGGTGGTAAAAATACGGGTTTTTTCAGTTTTACGGATTCTTTGGATAACTCACAATCCGGCACGGTTATTTATGATGAAAGCTTTGTACTATCGCAGGTTGGCAGACGAAGCAAAAGACACTCCAAAAGAAATAACCTAAGAAACAAACTTGTCAAAAGACTGTTTCTGCTGATTTTACAAGAGCACCATGGCTTGTCTATAGATGTTTTGCCAGACGAGATACGGGGGTTATTTAACAAGCGGGGCTACACATACGCAGGGTTTGAGCTAGATGAGAAAAAGAAAGACGCACTAGAGAGCGACACGCTAAAAGAGTTTTTGAGCGAAAAACTGCAAAGTATAGATAGAGATAGCGATGTAGAAGATTTTTTAAACCAAATAGCTTCAAATGCCGAAAGCTTCAAGGATTACAAAAAAGGATTTGAAGCTGTTTTTGCCTCTGCGACACATTCGCCAAATAAAAAGCTAGAACTAAAAGATGAGCTAAAAAGTGAATATGGTGAAAACGCAAAAGAGCTTTTGGCTGGGCTACGGGTCACAAAAGAGATACTTGATGAATTTGATAAGCAAGAAAATCAAGGTAATTTGCCAAGAGCAAAATATTTTGAGGAGCTAGGCGAGTACATAGCTACAAATGAAAAAGTAAAAAGCTTTTTTGATTCAAATAGCCTAAAGCTAACAGACATGACAAAGCTAATCGGCAATATTTCAAACTATCAACTCAAAGAGCTTAGACGCTACTTTAACGACAAGGAAATGGAAAAAGGCGATATTTGGATACCGAATAAGCTTCACAAAATTACCGAGAGATTTGTTAGAAGTTGGCATCCAAAAAACGATGCAGACAGACAAAGACGGGCAGAGCTAATGAAGGATCTAAAATCCAAAGAGATAATGGAGCTTTTGACAACAACCGAGCCTGTGATGACGATACCGCCGTATGACGATATGAACAATCGTGGAGCCGTCAAGTGTCAAACACTTAGATTAAATGAGGAGTATCTCGACAAGCATCTCCCAAATTGGCGAGATATTGCCAAACGCTTAAATCACGGAAAGTTTAACGATGATTTGGCGGACTCCACCGTAAAAGGCTACAGCGAAGACTCCACACTACTCCATCGTCTGCTAGACACCTCAAAAGAGATAGATATTTACGAGCTACGGGGTAAAAAGCCAAACGAGCTGTTGGTAAAGACGCTAGGACAAAGCGACGCAAATAGGCTGTACGGATTTGCACAAAACTACTACGAGCTTATCCGCCAAAAAGTGCGTGCGGGTATTTGGGTGCCTGTGAAAAATAAAGATGATAGTCTTAATCTTGAAGATAATTCAAATATGCTAAAACGATGTAACCACAACCCGCCGCACAAAAAAAATCAAATTCACAATCTAGTAGCCGGAATTTTGGGTGTAAAGCTAGATGAGGCAAAATTTGCGGAGTTTGAAAAAGAGCTTTGGAGTGCAAAAGTCGGCAACAAAAAGTTATCGGCATATTGCAAGAACATAGAAGAGCTACGAAAAACACACGGAAATACTTTTAAAATAGATATTGAAGAGTTGCGAAAAAAAGATCCAGCAGAATTGAGCAAAGAAGAAAAAGCAAAATTGCGCCTAACGGATGATGTAATACTGAATGAATGGTCACAAAAAATAGCAAACTTCTTTGACATAGACGACAAACACAGACAGAGATTTAACAACCTGTTTTCAATGGCACAACTACACACCGTAATAGACACGCCACGAAGCGGCTTTAGCTCTACTTGCAAACGGTGTACGGCGGAAAATAGATTTAGGAGTGAAACGGCGTTTTATAATGATGAAACGGGAGAATTTCATAAAAAGGCTACGGCTACTTGCCAACGCCTCCCCGCCGATACCCAAAGACCTTTTAGCGGCAAGATAGAGCGGTATATCGACAAACTAGGATATGAACTAGCCAAAATAAAAGCAAAAGAGCTAGAGGGCATGGAGGCAAAAGAGATAAAAGTGCCGATAATACTCGAACAAAACGCTTTTGAGTATGAGGAGTCGCTTAGAAAATCAAAAACAGGCTCTAATGATAGAGTAATAAACTCAAAAAAAGATAGAGACGGTAAAAAGCTAGCTAAGGCAAAAGAAAATGCAGAAGACAGGCTGAAGGATAAAGACAAGAGAATAAAAGCCTTTAGCAGTGGTATATGCCCGTATTGCGGCGATACTATCGGTGATGACGGAGAGATAGACCATATATTACCCAGAAGCCATACGCTTAAAATTTACGGGACAGTGTTCAACCCTGAAGGCAATCTGATATATGTCCATCAAAAATGCAATCAAGCAAAAGCGGACTCTATTTATAAGCTCTCAGACATCAAAGCGGGCGTATCGGCGCAGTGGATAGAAGAGCAAGTGGCAAACATCAAAGGCTACAAGACTTTTAGCGTATTGTCTGCCGAACAGCAAAAAGCGTTTCGATATGCCTTGTTTTTGCAAAACGACAACGAAGCATATAAAAAAGTAGTGGATTGGCTCCGCACCGACCAAAGTGCAAGGGTAAACGGCACACAAAAATACCTAGCCAAAAAAATTCAAGAGAAACTAACAAAAATGCTTCCAAACAAGCATCTATCTTTTGAGTTTATTTTGGCGGATGCTACAGAGGTTAGCGAGCTAAGGCGGCAATACGCAAGACAAAATCCACTCCTCGCAAAAGCTGAAAAGCAAGCCCCGTCAAGCCACGCTATAGATGCGGTAATGGCTTTTGTGGCTAGGTATCAAAAGGTGTTCAAAGACGGCACACCGCCAAATGCGGATGAAGTGGCAAAACTGGCAATGCTAGATAGCTGGAATCCTGCATCCAACGAGCCTTTGACAAAAGGGCTATCGACAAACCAAAAAATAGAAAAAATGATAAAAAGCGGCGATTACGGTCAAAAAAATATGAGAGAGGTTTTTGGCAAGTCGATTTTTGGAGAGAACGCAATAGGCGAGAGATATAAGCCGATAGTTGTTCAAGAGGGCGGTTATTATATTGGCTACCCAGCAACAGTTAAAAAAGGATATGAGCTAAAAAACTGCAAAGTGGTTACTTCAAAAAACGACATTGCAAAACTAGAAAAAATTATTAAAAACCAAGACCTGATTAGTTTAAAAGAAAACCAATATATCAAGATATTTTCGATTAATAAACAGACTATAAGCGAACTGTCGAATCGGTATTTCAATATGAATTATAAAAATTTGGTCGAGCGAGACAAGGAGATAGTCGGCTTATTGGAATTTATTGTTGAAAACTGTAGATACTATACAAAAAAAGTAGATGTTAAATTTGCCCCAAAATATATTCATGAAACAAAATATCCATTTTATGATGATTGGCGAAGATTTGACGAAGCTTGGAGATATTTACAAGAAAATCAGAATAAAACAAGTTCTAAGGATAGATTTGTAATAGATAAAAGCTCATTGAACGAATATTATCAACCCGATAAAAACGAATATAAACTTGATGTCGATACCCAACCTATATGGGATGATTTTTGCAGATGGTATTTTTTGGACAGATACAAAACTGCCAATGACAAAAAGTCTATTCGTATAAAAGCTAGAAAAACTTTTTCGCTTTTGGCGGAAAGTGGCGTTCAAGGTAAGGTATTTAGAGCTAAAAGAAAAATACCTACCGGATATGCTTATCAGGCATTACCAATGGATAATAATGTGATAGCTGGAGATTACGCCAATATCCTTTTGGAGGCAAATTCAAAAACTCTATCATTGGTTCCAAAATCCGGCATAAGCATTGAAAAACAACTTGATAAAAAATTGGATGTAATCAAAAAAACGGATGTTAGAGGATTGGCGATTGATAACAACTCGTTTTTTAATGCCGACTTTGATACTCATGGTATTAGATTGATTGTCGAGAATACAAGCGTGAAAGTAGGCAACTTTCCAATATCGGCAATAGATAAGAGCGCAAAAAGAATGATTTTTAGGGCTCTTTTTGAGAAAGAAAAGGGCAAAAGAAAAAAGAAAACAACCATTTCGTTTAAAGAAAGTGGCCCAGTTCAGGACTACCTGAAGGTATTTCTTAAAAAAATTGTAAAAATACAGCTTAGAACAGATGGCAGTATTTCTAATATTGTAGTTAGAAAAAATGCGGCAGATTTTACTTTGTCGTTCAGAAGTGAACATATACAAAAACTCCTAAAATGA
- the cas1 gene encoding CRISPR-associated endonuclease Cas1, with protein MTKHLYIDEYGSFVGKTSERLTVSQGGELKAEIPLSRLKSVNILKGGISLSSDIIEACSLRGIKIFFLDFRNVAHTAITSTANHAVANVRKAQFLTIESNHGREIARTLIVGKLKNQRATLQYFYKYLKNTDKQSKKLESAIEKIKETIESLKNIELSNNKHWSQIIMGKEGGMAAIYFDAIGAELLEECDFTTRIGRGAEDIMNSALNYGYAILTSFVWQSIINAGLEAYAGVLHTNRPGKPSLVLDVMEEYRAWVVDRNIIKLRSSLAGKKELDAELKKKIITEINATMNKKHLYNGKNLSLQGVMQRQVYRLVGAFMQQNRYKSYIFKW; from the coding sequence ATGACCAAACACCTCTACATCGACGAATACGGCTCGTTCGTCGGCAAGACAAGCGAGAGACTGACGGTCTCGCAGGGCGGGGAGTTAAAGGCTGAAATCCCGCTTAGTCGCCTAAAAAGCGTCAATATTTTAAAGGGTGGAATATCGTTATCAAGCGATATTATTGAGGCTTGTTCTCTTCGTGGAATCAAGATATTTTTCCTTGATTTTCGCAATGTCGCCCACACGGCTATCACAAGCACAGCCAACCATGCAGTAGCCAATGTGCGCAAAGCACAATTTTTGACTATCGAATCAAACCATGGTAGAGAAATAGCAAGAACACTGATAGTTGGTAAGCTCAAAAATCAAAGAGCCACACTCCAATACTTTTATAAATATCTTAAAAACACAGACAAACAGAGCAAGAAGCTAGAAAGTGCAATTGAAAAAATCAAAGAAACAATAGAATCTCTAAAGAATATCGAGCTTTCAAACAACAAACACTGGTCACAAATCATTATGGGCAAAGAGGGCGGGATGGCGGCAATATACTTTGACGCTATCGGCGCAGAGCTTTTAGAGGAGTGTGATTTTACCACTCGTATTGGCAGAGGCGCAGAGGATATAATGAACTCTGCCCTCAACTATGGCTATGCGATACTAACAAGTTTTGTTTGGCAATCCATTATCAATGCAGGACTTGAGGCTTATGCGGGAGTCCTCCACACAAACCGCCCTGGCAAGCCATCGCTTGTTCTTGATGTCATGGAAGAATACAGGGCATGGGTGGTGGATAGAAATATCATCAAACTCAGATCCTCCCTCGCGGGCAAAAAAGAACTTGACGCGGAGCTAAAAAAGAAAATTATCACAGAAATCAATGCCACAATGAATAAAAAACATCTCTACAATGGTAAAAATCTCTCATTACAAGGAGTAATGCAAAGACAAGTTTATCGCCTAGTTGGTGCTTTCATGCAGCAAAATCGCTATAAAAGCTATATTTTTAAATGGTGA
- the cas2 gene encoding CRISPR-associated endonuclease Cas2, with protein MKLFFEVIVSYDIEDNRNRKKLFEELKDMGLSPIQKSVFWGHLKLAEIKILPNLFCKYCSDGDKAFFVKARLSSEIVKNGFGYTSKIFEIKEYDII; from the coding sequence ATGAAGCTATTTTTTGAAGTTATTGTCTCTTATGACATAGAAGACAATAGAAATCGTAAAAAACTTTTTGAGGAACTAAAAGACATGGGACTATCGCCTATTCAAAAATCTGTCTTCTGGGGACACCTCAAGCTAGCAGAGATAAAAATCCTTCCGAATCTTTTTTGCAAATATTGCTCTGATGGCGATAAAGCATTCTTTGTAAAAGCTCGGCTATCCTCCGAGATAGTTAAAAATGGTTTTGGCTACACTAGTAAAATCTTTGAAATCAAAGAATATGACATCATATAA
- the cas4 gene encoding CRISPR-associated protein Cas4 produces the protein MTSYKLPINLIRQYLFCPRVVYFLEVLNIPKASPVWVKEGSAHHRKQTELFKRRTLARFHLENAKLSTNVMLFHENFNFYGICDILIISEESVYPVEIKLHGEKITKAQKAQIVAYGVLAEAIYRKKLEMGFVLFEKNSKTIPIKISDGDKAEINNFVKKIIEMIELGNLPHSSADGSKCTQCEFLNYCNDRF, from the coding sequence ATGACATCATATAAACTACCAATAAATCTTATTCGTCAGTATCTTTTTTGCCCTAGGGTTGTCTATTTTTTAGAGGTACTAAATATCCCCAAGGCATCTCCAGTATGGGTAAAAGAAGGTAGTGCGCACCATAGAAAACAAACTGAACTTTTCAAACGCCGCACACTCGCTAGATTTCATCTTGAGAACGCCAAGCTATCTACAAATGTGATGCTCTTTCATGAAAATTTTAACTTTTATGGTATATGTGATATTTTAATTATTAGCGAAGAGAGTGTCTATCCTGTAGAAATAAAGTTACACGGCGAGAAGATAACAAAGGCACAAAAGGCACAAATTGTAGCTTATGGTGTTCTTGCGGAGGCAATCTATAGAAAAAAGCTTGAGATGGGGTTTGTGCTATTTGAAAAAAATAGCAAAACCATACCAATAAAAATATCAGATGGAGACAAGGCGGAGATAAATAATTTCGTAAAGAAGATAATAGAAATGATAGAGTTAGGCAATCTACCTCACTCCAGTGCCGACGGAAGTAAATGCACGCAGTGTGAGTTCTTGAACTACTGCAATGACAGGTTTTAA
- a CDS encoding NFACT family protein, producing MNLSLLRRFSEQLASHQTLVNLKRTGDNLFKLECDNALYYIDLTRGRSTAFIAPPLFGMKQYQAPFDLSLQRYAARANILWARVEGGNRILQIGLENRGSYKSLRSILQLEFTGRNTNAILLDEAGVVIDALRHIGNERSFREVKIGQKLDSLPEPSKPLAERALPEGLGIQELLEMEYQKRLERELLERQKGAILSIEKKRERLLLSLSQITNEEELAQEAKRLRGQGALLLANLYKLSSFSSCVKLESQEGEVSLEMPPLARSFSEAAQIFFESSKKLEQKAKNLHIEREMLEDKILFYNRQIALIKAAKSVEDVMILAPKKQRAFKSEEKKEEFESFFIEGVKVSFGKNERENVKLLQSAKAEDTWLHVRDIPSSHMILRGGKGKIHANILQKAAEILVGFLDVSGGNYWVDFTKRKFVKITEGAQVVYAKHETITVKKE from the coding sequence ATGAATCTCTCTCTGCTTCGGCGATTTTCTGAGCAACTCGCCTCTCATCAGACGCTCGTCAATCTCAAACGCACGGGCGATAACCTCTTCAAGCTTGAGTGTGACAATGCGCTCTACTATATCGATTTGACGCGGGGACGATCCACGGCGTTTATCGCTCCGCCTCTTTTTGGTATGAAGCAGTATCAAGCCCCTTTTGACCTCTCGCTCCAGCGCTATGCCGCTAGAGCCAATATCCTTTGGGCGCGAGTGGAGGGGGGGAATCGAATCCTTCAAATCGGCCTAGAGAATCGGGGGAGCTATAAGAGTCTCCGTTCGATTCTCCAGCTCGAATTCACGGGGCGCAATACGAATGCGATTTTGTTAGATGAAGCGGGAGTGGTGATTGATGCGCTCCGTCATATCGGAAATGAGCGCTCTTTTAGAGAGGTGAAAATCGGACAGAAGCTCGATTCTTTGCCCGAACCCTCCAAGCCTCTAGCAGAGAGGGCATTGCCTGAGGGGCTTGGCATCCAAGAGCTTTTGGAGATGGAGTATCAAAAGCGCCTTGAAAGAGAGCTCTTGGAGCGTCAAAAAGGAGCGATTCTCTCTATTGAGAAGAAGCGAGAGCGACTGCTCCTCTCGCTAAGCCAGATCACCAACGAAGAGGAGTTGGCACAAGAAGCAAAGCGCCTAAGGGGGCAGGGAGCTCTTCTGCTTGCGAATCTCTACAAGCTCTCCTCCTTCTCCTCTTGTGTGAAGCTTGAGAGCCAAGAGGGCGAGGTGAGCCTAGAGATGCCTCCTTTGGCGAGGAGCTTCAGTGAGGCGGCACAGATCTTTTTTGAAAGCTCCAAGAAGCTAGAACAAAAGGCGAAGAATCTCCACATTGAGCGGGAGATGCTAGAGGATAAGATTCTCTTCTATAATCGCCAAATAGCGCTTATTAAAGCCGCTAAGAGTGTCGAGGATGTGATGATTCTCGCGCCAAAAAAACAGCGCGCGTTCAAGAGCGAGGAGAAAAAAGAGGAGTTTGAGAGCTTTTTCATTGAGGGGGTGAAGGTCTCCTTTGGGAAGAATGAGAGAGAAAATGTGAAACTCCTCCAGAGCGCCAAGGCAGAGGACACATGGCTCCATGTGAGGGATATTCCCTCTTCGCATATGATTCTTCGTGGCGGAAAAGGGAAGATTCATGCTAATATATTGCAAAAGGCGGCGGAGATTCTAGTCGGATTCTTGGATGTTTCAGGCGGGAATTATTGGGTCGATTTTACTAAAAGGAAATTTGTCAAGATCACGGAGGGCGCGCAAGTCGTCTATGCCAAGCACGAGACTATCACCGTAAAAAAGGAGTGA
- a CDS encoding AAA family ATPase, producing the protein MISRLLIKNSPAFAHESLELHEGFNVFSGASGAGKSLLMESILALFGLRESNAELIEGVLEIPYSLEEWGVAHEEETTFSILKKEKVRYFVNSQSLSKKRVAEIASGFIKHVNPKNGEELEPARLLGLLDGFILHQEPSFKELLESYAERFLELTRVKEELKRVAEEESRVEELKEFARFEIAKIRQINPKKGEHEELMRLKKSLSKKEKIQESCEKVERFLEGERSVNAFLELLGREKEFFESVMNELRALIEEERGHLLELEEMDAESLLDRLEKLADLNRRYGGEEEALAYLVQKQKELERYENLTFSKEALQKELTQLEKSTKALSSRLHESRLSYVPKLESLLNERLGALLLPCAKLALEESTLHAKGQDWVRLMLGNAKAESVSSGEFNRLRLALLALEARHSKRLGVLILDEIDSNLSGEESEGVARVLQELSRSYQILAISHQPHMPSYAHRHFLVKKEAKGSTIERLDREGQILEIARIVSGSEITPEALEFAKKRLESKP; encoded by the coding sequence TTGATCTCGCGACTGCTCATCAAAAACTCCCCCGCCTTTGCTCATGAGAGCCTTGAACTTCATGAGGGATTCAATGTCTTTAGTGGAGCCAGTGGTGCGGGAAAGTCACTCCTTATGGAATCGATTCTAGCCCTCTTTGGTCTTAGAGAGAGCAACGCCGAGCTCATTGAGGGGGTGCTGGAGATTCCCTATTCGTTAGAAGAGTGGGGAGTGGCTCATGAGGAGGAGACCACCTTCTCGATTCTCAAAAAGGAGAAAGTGCGCTACTTTGTCAACTCCCAATCCCTCTCCAAGAAGCGTGTAGCGGAGATCGCCTCAGGGTTTATCAAGCATGTCAATCCCAAAAATGGTGAGGAGCTTGAGCCTGCGAGGCTTTTGGGTCTGCTAGATGGCTTTATCCTCCATCAAGAACCCTCTTTTAAAGAGCTCCTAGAGAGTTATGCGGAGCGATTTTTGGAGCTTACAAGAGTCAAAGAGGAGCTAAAAAGAGTCGCCGAGGAGGAGTCAAGGGTCGAAGAGCTCAAAGAGTTTGCCCGCTTTGAGATCGCCAAAATCCGCCAGATCAATCCCAAAAAAGGGGAGCACGAGGAGCTCATGAGGCTCAAAAAAAGCCTCTCCAAAAAAGAGAAGATACAAGAATCGTGTGAAAAAGTAGAGCGATTCTTGGAGGGGGAGCGCTCGGTGAATGCTTTTTTGGAGCTTCTAGGGCGCGAGAAAGAGTTCTTTGAATCGGTGATGAACGAGCTAAGAGCGCTCATTGAAGAGGAGAGAGGCCATCTTTTGGAGCTAGAGGAGATGGATGCAGAGAGCCTCTTAGATCGTCTTGAGAAGCTCGCGGATTTGAATCGGCGCTATGGTGGAGAGGAGGAGGCGCTTGCCTATCTGGTGCAAAAGCAAAAAGAGCTGGAGCGTTATGAGAATCTCACCTTCTCCAAAGAGGCACTCCAAAAAGAGCTCACCCAGCTAGAGAAGAGCACCAAAGCCCTATCCAGTCGTCTCCACGAGAGTCGATTGAGCTATGTTCCAAAGCTTGAGTCGTTGCTCAATGAGCGTCTAGGAGCACTTCTGCTTCCTTGCGCTAAGCTTGCTTTAGAAGAATCAACTCTTCATGCCAAGGGGCAGGATTGGGTGCGACTCATGCTGGGGAATGCCAAAGCCGAATCGGTGAGCTCAGGGGAGTTTAACCGCCTAAGGCTTGCCCTCTTAGCGCTTGAGGCGAGGCACTCCAAGAGGCTTGGAGTGCTTATCTTGGATGAGATCGACAGCAATTTAAGCGGTGAGGAATCAGAAGGGGTGGCCAGGGTGCTCCAAGAGCTCTCGCGCTCCTATCAGATTCTTGCCATCTCGCACCAGCCCCACATGCCCTCCTACGCCCATCGCCACTTTTTGGTCAAAAAAGAGGCTAAAGGAAGCACGATTGAGAGGCTTGATAGAGAGGGGCAGATATTAGAGATTGCGCGAATCGTGAGTGGAAGCGAGATCACGCCTGAGGCGCTTGAGTTTGCCAAAAAGCGTCTTGAGTCCAAGCCCTAA
- a CDS encoding NAD(+)/NADH kinase has protein sequence MILMQPLSSLSKVGVILRPSSPSLKEFFLQVRSLFEREGIEVMLDSISGGMIGIYGCDFQRLCSESDMLVSIGGDGTLISVVRRSYPYGKPILGINMGRLGFLTDVRQDEVEAFVQKLKAGEYRIDSRLMLEGELSSPKGTQRFFAFNEAIVTRRPISGMIHVKASIGEEPFNTYFGDGLIVATPTGSTAYNISAGGPVVYPYSKNMILTPICAHSLTQRPLVLPSEFEVELEMLEGEFANIVVDGQEIMDFGYGDRLRLKVAERPALLVHKKEHNYFQVLREKFSWGDA, from the coding sequence TTCTTCAGGTTCGCTCTCTTTTTGAGAGAGAGGGAATCGAGGTGATGCTTGATAGTATCAGCGGCGGGATGATCGGAATTTATGGCTGCGATTTTCAGCGCCTCTGCAGTGAATCGGATATGCTCGTCTCTATTGGAGGAGATGGGACGCTCATCTCAGTGGTGCGCCGAAGCTATCCCTATGGGAAGCCAATCCTTGGAATCAATATGGGGCGATTGGGTTTTTTGACCGATGTGCGCCAAGATGAAGTGGAGGCGTTCGTCCAAAAGCTCAAAGCAGGCGAGTATCGTATCGATTCTCGTCTCATGCTAGAGGGTGAGCTCTCCAGTCCTAAAGGCACTCAGCGCTTCTTTGCCTTTAATGAAGCCATCGTTACAAGGCGACCTATTTCAGGGATGATCCATGTGAAAGCCTCCATCGGAGAGGAGCCCTTTAACACCTATTTTGGCGATGGTCTCATTGTCGCCACCCCAACAGGCTCTACCGCCTACAACATCAGTGCAGGCGGACCTGTGGTCTATCCCTACTCCAAAAACATGATTCTCACCCCTATTTGCGCCCACTCGCTCACTCAGCGCCCTTTGGTGCTGCCTAGCGAATTTGAGGTGGAGCTGGAGATGCTGGAGGGAGAATTTGCCAATATCGTAGTGGATGGGCAGGAGATCATGGATTTTGGGTACGGGGATCGACTGAGATTGAAAGTGGCGGAGCGACCCGCGCTCTTGGTGCATAAAAAGGAGCATAACTACTTCCAAGTGCTTCGAGAGAAGTTCAGTTGGGGGGATGCTTGA